In the Sarcophilus harrisii chromosome 1, mSarHar1.11, whole genome shotgun sequence genome, one interval contains:
- the RAB3D gene encoding ras-related protein Rab-3D isoform X1, whose amino-acid sequence MMASAGDPHIAQKDAADQNFDYMFKLLIIGNSSVGKTSFLFRYADDSFTSAFVSTVGIDFKVKTVYRNEKRVKLQIWDTAGQERYRTITTAYYRGAMGFLLMYDVSNQESFNAVQDWATQIKTYSWDNAQVILVGNKCDLEDERVVSTEDGKHLADDLGFEFFEASAKDNINVKQVFERLVDIICEKMNESLEAGSGAVGNSKGATLGDGPPAQASSCSC is encoded by the exons ATG ATGGCCTCAGCTGGAGACCCCCACATTGCTCAGAAAGATGCTGCCGACCAGAATTTTGATTACATGTTCAAGCTGCTTATCATTGGGAACAGCAGCGTGGGGAAGACCTCCTTCTTGTTCCGATATGCCGATGACTCTTTCACCTCGGCTTTTGTCAGCACGGTGGGCATTGACTTCAAAGTTAAGACTGTCTACCGAAACGAAAAGCGGGTCAAGCTGCAGATCTGG GACACTGCAGGGCAGGAACGCTATCGGACCATCACCACTGCCTATTACCGGGGTGCCATGGGCTTCCTGCTAATGTATGATGTCTCAAACCAGGAATCCTTCAATGCTGTCCAGGACTG gGCCACACAGATTAAGACATACTCCTGGGATAACGCCCAGGTCATCCTCGTTGGGAACAAGTGCGATTTGGAAGATGAGCGGGTTGTGTCCACAGAAGATGGCAAGCACCTCGCTGATGACCTAG GTTTTGAGTTCTTTGAAGCCAGCGCCAAGGACAACATCAACGTGAAGCAGGTGTTTGAACGCCTAGTGGACATCATCTGCGAGAAGATGAACGAGAGCTTGGAAGCGGGATCGGGAGCCGTGGGCAACAGCAAGGGCGCGACACTGGGCGACGGGCCCCCTGCCCAGGCCAGCAGCTGCAGCTGCTAA
- the TMEM205 gene encoding transmembrane protein 205: MASEGEPGGLAKVVQVLVLSGAWGMQVWVTFISGFVLFRGLPRHTFGLVQSKLFPFYFHVSLVCAAISLGIFLFHHPLVKLSFTLAEAGQLGLLALSLSLSGLNARWLEPKTTAAMWALQAMEKERGLGGEPPGPPQAQGQDPYRRLREQDPKYRALRQTFFHYHGLSSLCNLGNLLSNGICLAFLALHLQSL, encoded by the exons ATGGCTTCCGAGGGGGAGCCGGGGGGCTTGGCCAAGGTGGTCCAGGTGTTGGTCCTGTCCGGTGCCTGGGGCATGCAGGTCTGGGTTACCTTCATCTCAG GTTTTGTGTTGTTCCGGGGCCTGCCTCGACACACCTTTGGACTGGTCCAGAGCAAActcttccccttctacttccaCGTCTCCCTGGTCTGTGCCGCCATCAGCCTGGGCATCTTCTTGTTCCATCACCCATTGGTGAAGCTCAGCTTTACCCTGGCAGAAGCTGGTCAG CTGGGCCTGCTGGCTTTGAGCCTGTCTCTGTCGGGCCTGAATGCTCGGTGGCTGGAGCCCAAGACTACAGCTGCTATGTGGGCCCTGCAGGCAATGGAGAAGGAGCGAGGTCTAGGTGGGGAACCCCCAGGACCTCCCCAGGCCCAAGGCCAAGACCCCTATCGGCGGCTCCGAGAGCAAGATCCCAAGTATCGAGCCCTTCGGCAGACCTTCTTCCACTATCATGGCCTCTCCTCCCTCTGCAACTTGGGAAATCTACTTAGCAATGGCATCTGCCTTGCCTTCCTGGCACTGCACCTCCAAAGCCTGTAG
- the RAB3D gene encoding ras-related protein Rab-3D isoform X2, with protein sequence MASAGDPHIAQKDAADQNFDYMFKLLIIGNSSVGKTSFLFRYADDSFTSAFVSTVGIDFKVKTVYRNEKRVKLQIWDTAGQERYRTITTAYYRGAMGFLLMYDVSNQESFNAVQDWATQIKTYSWDNAQVILVGNKCDLEDERVVSTEDGKHLADDLGFEFFEASAKDNINVKQVFERLVDIICEKMNESLEAGSGAVGNSKGATLGDGPPAQASSCSC encoded by the exons ATGGCCTCAGCTGGAGACCCCCACATTGCTCAGAAAGATGCTGCCGACCAGAATTTTGATTACATGTTCAAGCTGCTTATCATTGGGAACAGCAGCGTGGGGAAGACCTCCTTCTTGTTCCGATATGCCGATGACTCTTTCACCTCGGCTTTTGTCAGCACGGTGGGCATTGACTTCAAAGTTAAGACTGTCTACCGAAACGAAAAGCGGGTCAAGCTGCAGATCTGG GACACTGCAGGGCAGGAACGCTATCGGACCATCACCACTGCCTATTACCGGGGTGCCATGGGCTTCCTGCTAATGTATGATGTCTCAAACCAGGAATCCTTCAATGCTGTCCAGGACTG gGCCACACAGATTAAGACATACTCCTGGGATAACGCCCAGGTCATCCTCGTTGGGAACAAGTGCGATTTGGAAGATGAGCGGGTTGTGTCCACAGAAGATGGCAAGCACCTCGCTGATGACCTAG GTTTTGAGTTCTTTGAAGCCAGCGCCAAGGACAACATCAACGTGAAGCAGGTGTTTGAACGCCTAGTGGACATCATCTGCGAGAAGATGAACGAGAGCTTGGAAGCGGGATCGGGAGCCGTGGGCAACAGCAAGGGCGCGACACTGGGCGACGGGCCCCCTGCCCAGGCCAGCAGCTGCAGCTGCTAA